One Streptomyces sp. NBC_01237 genomic region harbors:
- a CDS encoding GH1 family beta-glucosidase, translated as MTAVRPDATLTPTAATVPHGEPGAPLFPAGFVWGAATAAYQVEGAAAEDGRTPSIWDTFSRTPGKVRNGDTGDIAADHYHRYGDDVALMKRLGLKAYRFSVSWSRVQPTGRGPAVERGLDFYRKLVDELLTAGITPVATLYHWDLPQELEDAGGWPERATAERFADYAAIMAGALGDRVGMWTTLNEPWCSAFLGYGSGVHAPGRTEPAAALRAAHHLNLAHGRAVEVLRDRLPAAAQISVTLNLHQVRPLTTSAEDADAARRIDAVGNRVFTGPMLRGEYPEDLIADTAHLVDWSTLVRDSDLPVISRPVDVLGVNYYTPTIVSTPASGAGDTRNDGHGNSDHSPWPGSEHVAFHLAEGRPRTAMNWSVDPDGLYDLLLDVTRDHPGLPLMVTENGAAFDDYVTPEGTVEDPERIAYLRGHLDAVQRAVADGADVRGYFLWSLMDNFEWAYGYSKRFGAVYVDYASQLRTPKASAHWYADVIRRHALPPVPDAHA; from the coding sequence ATGACTGCCGTACGACCTGACGCCACCCTCACGCCCACTGCCGCCACCGTCCCGCACGGGGAACCCGGAGCGCCCCTCTTCCCGGCGGGCTTCGTCTGGGGCGCCGCGACCGCCGCCTACCAGGTGGAGGGCGCCGCCGCCGAGGACGGCCGCACCCCCTCCATCTGGGACACCTTCAGCCGCACCCCCGGCAAGGTCCGCAACGGCGACACCGGCGACATCGCCGCCGACCACTACCACCGCTACGGCGACGACGTCGCGCTGATGAAGCGGCTCGGGCTCAAGGCGTACCGCTTCTCCGTCTCCTGGTCCCGCGTCCAGCCCACCGGCCGCGGCCCCGCCGTCGAGCGCGGCCTGGACTTCTACCGCAAGCTCGTCGACGAGCTGCTGACGGCGGGCATCACCCCCGTCGCCACGCTCTACCACTGGGACCTCCCGCAGGAGCTGGAGGACGCGGGCGGCTGGCCCGAGCGCGCCACCGCCGAACGCTTCGCCGACTACGCCGCCATCATGGCCGGTGCGCTCGGCGACCGGGTCGGCATGTGGACCACGCTCAACGAGCCCTGGTGCTCGGCCTTCCTGGGGTACGGCTCCGGGGTGCACGCCCCCGGCCGCACCGAACCGGCCGCCGCGCTGCGGGCCGCCCACCACCTCAACCTCGCCCACGGCCGGGCGGTCGAGGTCCTGCGCGACCGGCTCCCCGCCGCCGCGCAGATCTCGGTCACCCTCAACCTCCACCAGGTCCGCCCGCTGACCACGAGCGCCGAGGACGCGGACGCTGCCCGCCGGATCGACGCCGTGGGCAACCGGGTCTTCACCGGCCCGATGCTGCGGGGCGAGTACCCCGAGGACCTGATCGCCGACACCGCGCACCTGGTCGACTGGTCCACGCTCGTCCGGGACAGCGACCTGCCGGTGATCTCCCGCCCCGTCGACGTACTCGGCGTCAACTACTACACGCCGACGATCGTCTCCACGCCCGCCTCCGGAGCGGGGGACACCCGCAACGACGGCCACGGCAACAGCGACCACTCCCCGTGGCCCGGCTCCGAGCACGTCGCCTTCCACCTCGCCGAGGGCAGGCCGCGTACGGCGATGAACTGGTCGGTGGACCCCGACGGACTGTACGACCTGCTCCTCGACGTCACCCGTGACCACCCGGGCCTGCCCCTGATGGTCACGGAGAACGGCGCCGCGTTCGACGACTACGTGACCCCCGAGGGCACGGTCGAGGACCCCGAGCGGATCGCCTACCTGCGCGGCCATCTGGACGCCGTACAGCGGGCCGTGGCCGACGGGGCGGACGTACGGGGCTACTTCCTCTGGTCGCTCATGGACAACTTCGAGTGGGCGTACGGGTACTCGAAGCGCTTCGGCGCGGTGTACGTCGACTACGCGTCCCAGCTGCGCACTCCCAAGGCGAGCGCCCACTGGTACGCCGACGTGATCCGCCGCCACGCGCTGCCGCCGGTGCCGGACGCGCACGCCTGA
- a CDS encoding carbohydrate ABC transporter permease, translating to MTMTSPTQAPQALPPKPERRTPQRRSRFRMGAGQQMKGGPFAYAALIVVGIGSLLPLYWTLVAASRTQDEVLASTPPFLPGGRLFDNLRTAWEQANLGKAIVNSIVVSASITAATLFFCTLAGYAFAKMRFRGRGWLMTAVIATLTIPPQLSVVPLFMMMSDLGWGGQLESVIFPTLVSAFGVFFMRQYLIEALPYELIEAAKIDGANNLRIVVSVVLPVARPAMMVLGMLTFVQAWNDFFWPYLALNQQNPTLQVALGQLSASYTPDQSIVMAGALISTLPLLVVFVLFGKKIVGGIMSGAVKG from the coding sequence ATGACCATGACCAGCCCCACCCAAGCCCCGCAGGCCCTCCCGCCGAAGCCCGAACGCCGGACACCGCAGCGTAGGAGCCGCTTCCGGATGGGCGCGGGCCAGCAGATGAAGGGCGGCCCGTTCGCCTATGCCGCGCTGATCGTCGTCGGTATCGGTTCGCTGCTGCCGCTCTACTGGACGCTCGTGGCGGCGTCCCGCACCCAGGACGAAGTCCTCGCCAGTACCCCGCCGTTCCTGCCCGGCGGGCGGCTGTTCGACAATCTGCGGACGGCCTGGGAGCAGGCGAACCTCGGCAAGGCGATCGTCAACAGCATCGTCGTCTCCGCGTCGATCACCGCGGCGACGCTGTTCTTCTGCACGCTGGCCGGCTACGCCTTCGCCAAGATGCGCTTCCGCGGCCGCGGCTGGCTGATGACCGCGGTCATCGCCACGCTGACGATCCCGCCGCAGCTCAGCGTCGTCCCGCTGTTCATGATGATGTCCGACCTCGGCTGGGGCGGACAGCTGGAGTCGGTGATCTTCCCGACCCTGGTGAGCGCCTTCGGCGTGTTCTTCATGCGTCAGTACCTGATCGAGGCACTGCCGTACGAACTCATCGAGGCGGCCAAGATCGACGGGGCGAACAACCTCCGCATCGTGGTGAGCGTGGTCCTCCCGGTGGCCCGCCCGGCGATGATGGTGCTGGGCATGCTCACGTTCGTCCAGGCATGGAACGACTTCTTCTGGCCCTACCTCGCGCTGAACCAGCAGAACCCGACCCTCCAGGTCGCGCTGGGGCAGCTCAGCGCCTCCTACACCCCTGACCAGAGCATCGTCATGGCGGGCGCGCTGATCAGCACGCTGCCGCTGCTCGTGGTGTTCGTCCTCTTCGGGAAGAAGATCGTCGGAGGGATCATGTCCGGCGCGGTCAAGGGGTGA
- a CDS encoding carbohydrate ABC transporter permease: MATSTSTRDAYAPPPGDPQREQRAARRQLWRSRLWRFDDKASPYAYIAPFFLVFAAFGLYPLIYTGWIALHRVEMTGLDRMEWVGWGNFDRILHDSEFWTAVSNTFLIGVISTVPQLLVALGLAHLLNYRLRASTFWRTIILTPYATSVASAALVFALVFRADGGLLNWALHFVGFGDTNWANGHWTSKIAISVIVIWRWTGYNALIYLAAMQAVPNDLYEAASLDGASRWQQFRKVTIPSLRPTILFTIVISTIGSMQLFGEPLLLEGGALGATGGNENQYETLSVYLYNYGWNLGHLGPAAAVAWAMLALLLIIAAVNWLIGRFTRTSAA; this comes from the coding sequence GTGGCAACCTCGACCTCCACCCGGGACGCGTACGCCCCGCCACCCGGTGATCCCCAACGTGAACAGCGGGCCGCCCGACGTCAGTTGTGGCGCAGTCGGCTGTGGCGGTTCGACGACAAGGCGTCCCCGTACGCGTACATCGCGCCGTTCTTCCTCGTCTTCGCCGCCTTCGGGCTCTACCCGCTCATCTACACCGGCTGGATAGCCCTGCACCGGGTGGAGATGACCGGCCTGGATCGGATGGAGTGGGTCGGCTGGGGGAACTTCGACCGTATCCTGCACGACTCCGAGTTCTGGACGGCGGTCAGCAACACCTTCCTGATCGGGGTCATCTCGACCGTTCCGCAGCTGCTCGTCGCGCTGGGCCTGGCCCATCTGCTGAACTACAGGCTGCGGGCCAGTACGTTCTGGCGCACCATCATCCTGACGCCGTACGCCACCTCGGTGGCCTCGGCCGCCCTCGTCTTCGCGCTGGTCTTCCGCGCCGACGGCGGCCTGCTGAACTGGGCACTCCACTTCGTCGGCTTCGGTGACACCAACTGGGCCAACGGGCACTGGACGTCGAAGATCGCCATCTCCGTGATCGTGATCTGGCGCTGGACGGGGTACAACGCCCTGATCTACCTGGCCGCCATGCAGGCCGTGCCGAACGACCTGTACGAGGCCGCCTCGCTCGACGGCGCGTCGCGCTGGCAGCAGTTCCGCAAGGTGACCATCCCCTCGCTGCGGCCGACGATCCTCTTCACGATCGTCATCTCGACCATCGGCTCGATGCAGCTGTTCGGCGAGCCGCTGCTCCTGGAGGGCGGCGCGCTCGGCGCCACCGGCGGCAATGAGAATCAGTACGAGACGCTCAGCGTCTACCTCTACAACTACGGCTGGAATCTCGGGCATCTGGGCCCGGCCGCCGCAGTGGCCTGGGCGATGCTCGCCCTCCTGCTCATCATCGCCGCGGTCAACTGGCTCATCGGCCGCTTCACACGCACCTCAGCGGCCTGA
- a CDS encoding ABC transporter substrate-binding protein — translation MRITRSVAGRRRRTAIVATTGLTVSALLLTACSDSSDSGGGADADGNITLTVADFGQFGYKEAGLFEKYHELNPKITVKEDTTAEEKNYYPKLLQQLNSGSGLADVQGIEVGRIKEIVDTKADAFADLGKVIDVDEWVSWKEKQATAPSGAVIGAGTDIGPMSLCYNTELFGKAGLPTDRAEVAKRTAGGWEDFLALGEEFKKKAPKGTYFMDSASAMFNAVVSSNAKQYYDESGKPIYQDSPSVKQGWDLAAEAASKKLTQGLAQFEDPWQAALRKGTIATVVCPAWMAGQISTYAGDANKGKWDITTAPGATAANWGGSFLSVPKSGKNVDEAMKLVKWLTAPEQQAAVFKAIGVFPSNKGAYELPDVKNATLPYFNNAPIGQIYAAEATSIPEAVIGPKDGVIKDSISTQINNMEQRGTSPDDAWDAATKAIDKAIG, via the coding sequence ATGCGCATCACCCGCAGCGTTGCCGGTCGACGCCGTAGAACCGCGATCGTGGCCACCACGGGCCTGACGGTCTCCGCCCTCTTGCTCACCGCGTGCAGCGACTCCTCGGACTCCGGCGGCGGAGCCGATGCCGACGGCAACATCACGCTGACCGTCGCCGACTTCGGGCAGTTCGGGTACAAGGAGGCCGGGCTCTTCGAGAAGTACCACGAGCTCAACCCGAAGATCACCGTCAAGGAGGACACCACCGCCGAGGAGAAGAACTACTACCCCAAGCTGCTTCAGCAGCTGAACTCGGGCAGTGGGCTGGCGGACGTCCAGGGGATCGAGGTCGGCCGGATCAAGGAGATCGTCGACACCAAGGCGGACGCGTTCGCCGACCTCGGCAAGGTGATAGACGTCGACGAGTGGGTGTCGTGGAAGGAGAAGCAGGCCACGGCCCCCAGCGGTGCGGTGATCGGCGCGGGGACCGACATCGGCCCGATGTCCCTCTGCTACAACACCGAGCTGTTCGGCAAGGCCGGTCTGCCGACCGACCGCGCCGAGGTCGCCAAGCGGACCGCCGGGGGCTGGGAGGACTTCCTCGCGCTCGGTGAGGAGTTCAAGAAGAAGGCGCCCAAGGGCACGTACTTCATGGACTCCGCGAGCGCGATGTTCAACGCCGTGGTCAGCTCGAACGCGAAGCAGTACTACGACGAGAGCGGCAAGCCGATCTACCAGGACAGCCCCAGCGTCAAGCAGGGCTGGGACCTGGCCGCCGAGGCCGCGTCGAAGAAGCTGACCCAGGGCCTCGCGCAGTTCGAGGACCCGTGGCAGGCCGCCCTGCGCAAGGGCACCATCGCGACGGTGGTGTGCCCCGCGTGGATGGCCGGTCAGATCTCGACGTACGCCGGTGACGCCAACAAGGGCAAGTGGGACATCACCACCGCCCCCGGTGCGACCGCCGCCAACTGGGGCGGCTCCTTCCTCTCCGTACCGAAGTCCGGCAAGAACGTGGACGAGGCCATGAAGCTCGTCAAGTGGCTGACCGCCCCCGAGCAGCAGGCCGCCGTCTTCAAGGCGATCGGTGTCTTCCCGTCCAACAAGGGCGCGTACGAGCTGCCCGACGTGAAGAACGCGACCCTCCCGTACTTCAACAACGCCCCGATCGGGCAGATCTACGCGGCTGAGGCGACGTCCATCCCCGAGGCGGTCATCGGCCCGAAGGACGGCGTGATCAAGGACTCCATCTCCACCCAGATCAACAACATGGAGCAGCGCGGGACCAGCCCCGACGACGCCTGGGACGCGGCGACCAAGGCCATCGACAAGGCGATCGGCTGA
- the aspT gene encoding aspartate-alanine antiporter, which translates to MGVIRDHPELALFLCLAAGYLVGKLRVGPITLGGICGTLIVSLVLGTRHISVNDDVKTVFFALFIFSLGYMAGPQFFANLNRRSLRFFALCLIELVCVLGIAYGLAKGFDLDVGTAAGILAGAATESAVVGTATEAIGKLSGLSADQISQYQGHVATAYTVCYLFGLITIVLFTSQVMPMLLRINLADASRELWEKMRGGAAGLESDEREALPGTVGRTYLVTLADGRTIGELETALGGRITVEGVKRGSKLLTPDAGLELTLSDLVQVVGRRAAIIEAGREIGPETPAIPGLDTPLATKQVAVTEKATHGRTIDQLEKNHPEFRADGVYITEVVRNDQQLPASGRTTLYRGDVLTLVGARGGLNKLVAKIGAVVKNDTTDFIYLGFGIVAGSLLGQIVVNAGDIPMSLGTGGGCLISGLIFGWFRSRKQTFGAFPPQAASTLKDLGLAVFIACTGLTAGPQAWPLLKEYGALLPFAGIAMVLVPATISLIVGRKLLKIEKPLLIGAIAGQQCSTPAITSITQVAQSSVPLLGYTITYTLSNFLLPLTGPILVGVLGA; encoded by the coding sequence ATGGGTGTCATCCGTGACCACCCCGAACTGGCGCTCTTCCTCTGTCTTGCCGCCGGATACCTGGTCGGCAAGCTCCGCGTCGGCCCGATCACCCTCGGCGGCATCTGCGGGACGCTGATCGTCTCGCTGGTGCTCGGCACCCGGCACATCAGCGTCAACGACGACGTCAAGACCGTCTTCTTCGCGCTGTTCATCTTCTCGCTCGGCTACATGGCGGGCCCTCAGTTCTTCGCCAACCTCAACCGCAGGAGCCTGCGCTTCTTCGCGCTCTGCCTGATCGAGCTGGTCTGTGTCCTCGGCATCGCCTATGGCCTGGCCAAGGGGTTCGACCTGGACGTCGGCACCGCCGCCGGCATCCTGGCGGGCGCGGCGACCGAGTCGGCGGTCGTGGGTACGGCGACCGAGGCCATCGGCAAGCTCAGCGGGCTGAGCGCCGATCAGATCTCCCAGTACCAGGGACATGTCGCCACCGCGTACACGGTCTGCTATCTGTTCGGCCTGATCACCATCGTGCTCTTCACCAGCCAGGTCATGCCGATGCTGCTGCGGATCAACCTGGCGGACGCCTCGCGCGAACTCTGGGAGAAGATGCGCGGCGGAGCGGCCGGACTGGAGTCCGACGAGCGCGAGGCGCTGCCCGGCACGGTCGGCCGCACCTATCTCGTGACCCTGGCCGACGGGCGCACCATCGGGGAGCTGGAGACCGCGCTCGGCGGCCGGATCACGGTCGAGGGCGTCAAGCGCGGCAGCAAACTGCTGACGCCCGACGCCGGTCTGGAACTGACGCTCAGCGACCTGGTCCAGGTCGTCGGGCGGCGCGCGGCCATCATCGAGGCGGGCCGGGAGATCGGCCCCGAGACCCCCGCCATTCCGGGCCTCGACACCCCGCTGGCCACCAAGCAGGTCGCCGTCACCGAGAAGGCCACCCACGGCCGGACCATCGACCAGCTGGAGAAGAACCATCCCGAATTCCGCGCGGACGGGGTCTACATCACCGAGGTCGTGCGCAACGACCAGCAGTTGCCCGCCTCGGGCCGCACCACGCTCTACCGCGGTGATGTGCTGACCCTGGTCGGTGCGCGCGGCGGGCTGAACAAGCTGGTCGCGAAGATCGGCGCCGTGGTCAAGAACGACACGACCGACTTCATCTACCTCGGGTTCGGCATCGTGGCGGGCTCCCTGCTGGGCCAGATCGTCGTCAACGCCGGTGATATCCCCATGTCGCTCGGCACCGGAGGCGGCTGTCTGATCTCCGGCCTGATCTTCGGCTGGTTCCGTTCCCGCAAGCAGACCTTCGGCGCCTTCCCGCCACAGGCCGCGAGCACGCTCAAGGACCTGGGCCTGGCGGTCTTCATCGCCTGCACGGGACTGACCGCCGGACCGCAGGCATGGCCGCTGCTCAAGGAGTACGGGGCGCTGCTGCCGTTCGCGGGCATCGCCATGGTGCTGGTCCCGGCGACGATCTCGCTGATCGTCGGCCGCAAGCTGCTGAAGATCGAGAAACCGCTGCTCATCGGTGCCATCGCCGGACAGCAGTGCTCCACCCCCGCGATCACCTCCATCACCCAGGTGGCCCAGAGCTCCGTACCGCTGCTCGGCTACACGATCACGTACACGCTGTCGAACTTCCTGCTGCCGCTCACCGGGCCGATCCTCGTCGGCGTCCTAGGAGCCTGA
- the aspT gene encoding aspartate-alanine antiporter gives MIDFLNRNIFQPHPELLVFIVIALGFLLGKVRYKAIALGAVTGCLVAGLVLGAQFKVQIDDTVKNLFFIMFLFALGYRVGPQFFRGLKKDGLPQVVNAVVVCVTGLLVSWLFASLLGYGPGLGAGLMSGALTQSAAIGVAQDAIGTLPGLSSAEVKTQENLVAVGYAVTYPLGTILCAMLLANVLPRLYRRNLATESAELAAELDAPNESPDEGEGYYEVVLRAYTVQRPDLVGRTVEDFENQQKELGRRVYLTGVRRGGTVLEHDQERALALGDTVAVSALRHDLVDFDARTHIGAEADDVELLGYRTETLHVVASEKAQLGRTIEELRREPFMVGVYIDKLYRAGAEFPYRLSTKLERGDTVILTGPERLVGPAGREIGKPVPTSFATDMIWVGLGIFLGGCLGIPALTAGGVPISLSTSGGGLIMGLVFGWIRGKYPTYGNVPPGAQWFMDTLGLCLFVAVVGINAGPSFTSGLSTAGWGLLVLGAVATVVPLIVGFLFGHYVQKIRFPILMGVLAGGQTTTAAIGAVNETSKSQIPTLGYTIPYAVGNVLLTVWGAVIVILNH, from the coding sequence GTGATCGATTTCCTCAACCGGAACATCTTCCAGCCCCATCCCGAACTGCTCGTCTTCATCGTCATCGCGCTCGGCTTCCTGCTCGGCAAGGTCCGGTACAAGGCGATCGCGCTCGGCGCGGTGACGGGCTGTCTGGTCGCCGGACTGGTGCTCGGCGCCCAGTTCAAGGTGCAGATCGACGACACGGTGAAGAACCTCTTCTTCATCATGTTCCTGTTCGCCCTGGGCTACCGGGTCGGCCCGCAGTTCTTCCGCGGCCTCAAGAAGGACGGCCTGCCCCAGGTCGTCAACGCCGTCGTCGTCTGCGTCACCGGGCTGCTGGTCTCCTGGCTGTTCGCCTCGCTGCTCGGTTACGGTCCCGGGCTGGGGGCCGGTCTGATGAGCGGGGCGCTCACGCAGTCGGCCGCCATCGGTGTCGCCCAGGACGCCATCGGCACGCTGCCCGGCCTCTCCTCCGCCGAGGTGAAGACCCAGGAGAACCTGGTGGCCGTCGGGTACGCGGTGACGTATCCGCTCGGCACGATCCTGTGCGCGATGCTGCTGGCCAATGTGCTGCCCCGGCTGTACCGCAGGAACCTCGCCACCGAGAGCGCCGAGCTCGCCGCCGAGCTGGACGCCCCGAACGAGAGTCCCGACGAGGGCGAGGGCTACTACGAGGTGGTGCTGCGCGCGTACACCGTCCAGCGCCCCGACCTCGTCGGCCGCACCGTCGAGGACTTCGAGAACCAGCAGAAGGAACTCGGCCGGCGCGTCTACCTCACCGGTGTCCGCCGCGGCGGCACGGTGCTGGAGCACGACCAGGAACGGGCCCTGGCGCTCGGCGACACCGTCGCGGTCAGCGCCCTGCGCCACGACCTGGTCGACTTCGACGCCCGTACGCACATCGGCGCCGAGGCCGACGACGTCGAACTGCTGGGCTACCGCACCGAGACGCTGCACGTCGTCGCCTCGGAGAAGGCCCAGCTCGGCCGGACCATCGAGGAGCTGCGGCGCGAGCCGTTCATGGTCGGCGTCTACATCGACAAGCTGTACCGGGCCGGCGCCGAATTCCCCTACCGGCTGTCCACGAAGCTGGAGCGCGGCGACACGGTGATCCTCACCGGTCCCGAACGGCTCGTCGGCCCGGCGGGCAGGGAGATCGGCAAGCCCGTCCCGACGAGCTTCGCCACCGACATGATCTGGGTCGGCCTCGGCATCTTCCTCGGCGGCTGTCTCGGCATCCCGGCGCTGACAGCGGGCGGGGTGCCGATCTCGCTGTCCACCTCGGGCGGCGGCCTGATCATGGGTCTGGTCTTCGGCTGGATCCGCGGCAAGTACCCGACGTACGGCAATGTGCCGCCCGGCGCCCAGTGGTTCATGGACACGCTCGGGCTGTGCCTCTTCGTCGCGGTGGTCGGCATCAACGCCGGGCCGAGCTTCACCAGCGGACTGTCCACGGCCGGCTGGGGGCTGCTCGTCCTCGGGGCGGTCGCCACCGTCGTACCGCTGATCGTCGGCTTCCTGTTCGGGCACTACGTCCAGAAGATCCGGTTCCCGATCCTGATGGGTGTGCTGGCCGGTGGCCAGACCACCACGGCCGCGATCGGCGCCGTCAACGAAACCTCGAAGTCACAGATCCCCACGCTCGGCTACACCATCCCCTACGCCGTCGGCAACGTCCTGCTGACCGTGTGGGGCGCCGTGATCGTCATCCTCAACCACTGA
- a CDS encoding bifunctional aspartate transaminase/aspartate 4-decarboxylase, with the protein MPKTTLSREEIRSFARLSPFELKDKFITIAQSAQSDKPGQKGRTTRAMLNAGRGNPNWVATGPREAYHALGYFAISESRRVWTADNLGGMPEEVGCAERFEHFIRTHPELPGIELLKASVDLAVKRFGFDPDAFVHELADSSIGDNYPVPGRILHHTEQIVRGYVADEMFDHRPPAGQNLSLFATEGGTAAMCYIFDSLLKNGILKKGDRIALMVPVFTPYLEIPELDTYDFDVVRVEASLFTETGVRQWRYPEEEIAKLADPTVKMVCCVNPSNPPSLALSTRVSEQIMSIVAEQNPNLIIVTDDVYGTFVEGFRSLAADLPRNTILVYSYSKHYGATGWRLGVIGLHDDNVIDAMLAAQGPDEKARLNERYGTLSLEPEKITFIDRLVADSRQVALNHTAGLSLPHQVMMSLFSLFDMLDEGQAYKHRIRAIVRQRLELLLEGVHMKISEDPKRAAYYIELDLLAEAERVHGKPFADFLEKNYEPVDPLFRLAEQTSVVLLNGGGFDGPEWSVRVSLANLDDLDYLKIGHHLRAIFDEYAQEWQGR; encoded by the coding sequence ATGCCCAAGACCACCCTCAGCCGCGAAGAGATCCGTTCCTTCGCCCGGCTCAGCCCGTTCGAGCTGAAGGACAAGTTCATCACGATCGCCCAGTCGGCGCAGAGCGACAAGCCCGGACAGAAGGGCAGGACGACGCGGGCCATGCTCAACGCGGGCCGCGGCAACCCGAACTGGGTGGCCACCGGCCCCCGCGAGGCGTACCACGCGCTCGGCTACTTCGCGATCTCCGAGTCCCGCCGGGTGTGGACGGCCGACAACCTGGGCGGCATGCCGGAGGAGGTCGGCTGCGCGGAGCGCTTCGAGCACTTCATCCGTACGCACCCGGAGCTGCCCGGCATCGAGCTGCTCAAGGCGAGCGTGGATCTGGCGGTCAAGCGGTTCGGCTTCGACCCCGATGCCTTCGTCCACGAGCTGGCGGACTCCTCGATCGGCGACAACTACCCGGTGCCCGGCCGGATTCTGCATCACACCGAGCAGATCGTGCGCGGGTACGTCGCGGACGAGATGTTCGACCACCGGCCGCCCGCCGGACAGAACCTGAGCCTGTTCGCCACCGAGGGCGGTACGGCGGCGATGTGCTACATCTTCGACTCGCTGCTGAAGAACGGGATTCTGAAGAAGGGTGACCGGATCGCCCTGATGGTCCCGGTGTTCACCCCGTACCTGGAGATCCCGGAGCTGGACACGTACGACTTCGACGTGGTCCGTGTCGAGGCCAGTCTGTTCACGGAGACCGGGGTGCGGCAGTGGCGCTACCCGGAGGAGGAGATCGCCAAGCTCGCCGACCCGACGGTGAAGATGGTCTGCTGCGTCAATCCCAGCAATCCGCCCTCGCTGGCGCTCTCCACGAGGGTCTCCGAGCAGATCATGTCGATCGTCGCCGAGCAGAACCCGAATCTGATCATCGTGACCGACGATGTGTACGGCACCTTCGTGGAGGGCTTCCGCTCGCTCGCCGCCGATCTGCCGCGCAACACGATCCTCGTGTACTCCTACTCCAAGCACTACGGCGCCACGGGCTGGCGGCTCGGGGTGATCGGGCTGCACGACGACAACGTGATCGACGCGATGCTGGCGGCGCAGGGCCCGGACGAGAAGGCCCGGCTGAACGAGCGGTACGGGACGCTGTCGCTGGAGCCGGAGAAGATCACGTTCATCGACCGGCTGGTCGCGGACTCCCGGCAGGTGGCGCTGAACCACACCGCCGGGCTGTCGCTCCCCCACCAGGTGATGATGTCGCTCTTCTCGCTCTTCGACATGCTGGACGAGGGCCAGGCGTACAAGCACCGCATCCGTGCCATCGTGCGTCAGCGCCTGGAACTCCTGCTGGAGGGCGTCCACATGAAGATCTCCGAGGATCCCAAGCGGGCCGCGTACTACATCGAACTGGACCTGCTCGCGGAGGCCGAACGCGTCCACGGGAAGCCGTTCGCCGACTTCCTGGAGAAGAACTACGAACCGGTCGACCCGCTGTTCCGGCTGGCCGAGCAGACCTCGGTGGTGCTGCTGAACGGTGGCGGCTTCGACGGGCCGGAGTGGTCGGTACGGGTGTCGCTGGCCAACCTGGACGACCTGGACTACCTGAAGATCGGCCACCATCTGCGGGCGATCTTCGACGAGTACGCGCAGGAGTGGCAGGGGCGGTAG